Proteins encoded within one genomic window of Gallus gallus isolate bGalGal1 chromosome 1, bGalGal1.mat.broiler.GRCg7b, whole genome shotgun sequence:
- the DNAL4 gene encoding dynein axonemal light chain 4 isoform X1, protein MADTGEGKKEEADYKRLHSFPLIRHTDMPEEMRVEAMELCVTACEKYATNNESAAKMIKEMMDKKFGSSWHVVIGEGFGFEITHEVKNLLYMFFGGSLAVCVWKCS, encoded by the exons ATGGCCGACactggggaggggaagaaggaggaagcTGATTATAAGAGACTGCACAGCTTTCCGCTGATTAGg CACACAGACATGCCGGAGGAGATGCGCGTAGAGGCCATGGAGCTGTGTGTCACGGCGTGTGAGAAATATGCCACGAACAATGAG AGTGCTGCCAAGATGATCAAAGAGATGATGGACAAGAAATTTGGGTCCTCCTGGCACGTGGTGATTGGGGAAGGGTTTGGCTTTGAGATCACTCATGAGGTGAAGAATCTGCTGTACATGTTCTTTGGTGGCAGCCTGGCCGTGTGTGTCTGGAAGTGCTCCTGA
- the FAM20CL gene encoding extracellular serine/threonine protein kinase FAM20C isoform X2, whose product MRLQLQTLVQRKFKVLLLLLLLLALLLHVTMDLALPATRRPCSSDAKEPKASGTSTGSPLLASPEKLSLRILQDFSGSNGSLEKSSQPQGAGPKGKDGDVGIQHRHGDVGPAWAKGSKLAALFEHPLYNIPLPEVKDKDKLFIANPMEKFSLRSSRSDEWVSSSKAEMVLPTGKTAYDTYPAWLKFHIGINRYELYPRRDPLMPTLLQDLATMKIVSSVQKSGGTQLKLIMTFSNYGQALFKPMKQSRNQETPADFFYFSDFERHNAEIAAFHLDRILDFRRIPPVSGRLVNITKEIRDITTDKKLARTFFISPGGSWIPTTAARCAGRRPMTVVIASLTSLTWQCLISSWATWTDTTMRPLRNLGTTPFCFTWTMAAASARTPATRCPSWPLSSSAAGKRPPPPTRGKPTLMPSSLLLFGSIKKSTYLRLRLLATEPYRLSELLREALAADHLAPILAEPHLQALDRRLGKVLAAVGRCLATAAQPHQVLVDDIGPWL is encoded by the exons ATGCGGCTCCAGCTGCAGACACTTGTCCAAAGGAAGTTTAaagtcctcctcctcctgctgctgctcctggccctCCTGCTGCATGTAACGATGGACTTGGCTCTCCCCGCGACTCGCAGGCCCTGCAGCTCTGATGCAAAAGAACCAAAAGCCTCGGGTACCTCCACAGGCAGCCCTTTGCTGGCCAGCCCCGAAAAGCTGAGCCTGCGCATCCTCCAGGACTTCAGTGGCAGCAATGGTTCCCTGGAGAAAAGCTCCCAGCCGCAGGGAGCAGGGCCAAAGGGAAaggatggggacgtggggatcCAGCACCGGCATGGAGATGTCGGTCCAGCGTGGGCCAAGGGATCCAAGCTAGCTGCGCTCTTTGAGCATCCCCTTTATAATATCCCGTTGCCGGAGGTGAAGGACAAAGACAAGCTGTTCATCGCCAACCCCATGGAAAAGTTCAGCCTACGGAGCAGTAGGAGCGATGAATG GGTCAGCAGCAGTAAAGCCGAGATGGTCCTCCCGACAGGGAAGACAGCCTACGACACCTACCCCGCCTGGCTCAAGTTCCACATCGGCATCAACCGCTACGAGCTGTACCCGCGCAGGGACCCCCTGATGCCCACCCTCCTGCAGGACCTGGCCACCATGAAGATTGTCAGCTCGG TGCAGAAGTCTGGCGGTACCCAGTTGAAGCTCATCATGACATTCTCAAACTACGGGCAGGCCCTCTTCAAACCCATGAA GCAGAGCAGGAACCAAGAGACCCCCGCTGACTTCTTCTACTTCTCAGACTTTGAGCGGCACAATGCGGAGATTGCAGCCTTTCACCTGGACAG GATCCTGGATTTCCGACGCATCCCACCGGTTTCTGGTCGCTTGGTGAATATAACAAAGGAGATCCGGGACATCACGACCGACAAGAAACTGGCCAGGACTTTCTTCATCTCCCCAG GTGGGAGCTGGATCCCAACTACTGCAGCCAGGTGCGCCGGACGCCGCCCTATGACAGTGGTCATCGCCTCCTTGACCTCATTGACATGGCAGTGCTTGATTTCCTCATGG GCAACATGGACCGACACCACTATGAGACCTTTGAGAAATTTGGGAACGACACCTTTTTGCTTCACCTGGACAATGGCCGCGG CTTCGGCACGCACTCCCGCGACGAGATGTCCATCCTGGCCCctctccagcagtgctgcaggtaaGCGGCCCCCGCCACCCACTCGGGGAAAACCCACCCTGATGCcgagctctctcctcctcttcgGCAGCATCAAGAAGTCCACCTAcctgcggctgcggctgctggCCACCGAGCCCTACCGCCTGAGCGAGCTGCTGCGGGAAGCGCTGGCCGCTGACCACCTGGCACCCATCCTGGCCGAGCCCCATCTGCAGGCACTGGACCGGCGCCTGGGCAAGGTGCTGGCGGCTGTGGGACGCTGCCTGGccacggcagcacagccccaccagGTGCTGGTGGACGACATAGGGCCGTGGCTGTGA
- the FAM20CL gene encoding extracellular serine/threonine protein kinase FAM20C isoform X1: MRLQLQTLVQRKFKVLLLLLLLLALLLHVTMDLALPATRRPCSSDAKEPKASGTSTGSPLLASPEKLSLRILQDFSGSNGSLEKSSQPQGAGPKGKDGDVGIQHRHGDVGPAWAKGSKLAALFEHPLYNIPLPEVKDKDKLFIANPMEKFSLRSSRSDEWVSSSKAEMVLPTGKTAYDTYPAWLKFHIGINRYELYPRRDPLMPTLLQDLATMKIVSSVQKSGGTQLKLIMTFSNYGQALFKPMKQSRNQETPADFFYFSDFERHNAEIAAFHLDRILDFRRIPPVSGRLVNITKEIRDITTDKKLARTFFISPAGNVCFYGECSYYCSTEHALCGKPDQLEGSMAALLPDKALAKRRSWRSPWRRSYHKSKKAEWELDPNYCSQVRRTPPYDSGHRLLDLIDMAVLDFLMGNMDRHHYETFEKFGNDTFLLHLDNGRGFGTHSRDEMSILAPLQQCCSIKKSTYLRLRLLATEPYRLSELLREALAADHLAPILAEPHLQALDRRLGKVLAAVGRCLATAAQPHQVLVDDIGPWL, from the exons ATGCGGCTCCAGCTGCAGACACTTGTCCAAAGGAAGTTTAaagtcctcctcctcctgctgctgctcctggccctCCTGCTGCATGTAACGATGGACTTGGCTCTCCCCGCGACTCGCAGGCCCTGCAGCTCTGATGCAAAAGAACCAAAAGCCTCGGGTACCTCCACAGGCAGCCCTTTGCTGGCCAGCCCCGAAAAGCTGAGCCTGCGCATCCTCCAGGACTTCAGTGGCAGCAATGGTTCCCTGGAGAAAAGCTCCCAGCCGCAGGGAGCAGGGCCAAAGGGAAaggatggggacgtggggatcCAGCACCGGCATGGAGATGTCGGTCCAGCGTGGGCCAAGGGATCCAAGCTAGCTGCGCTCTTTGAGCATCCCCTTTATAATATCCCGTTGCCGGAGGTGAAGGACAAAGACAAGCTGTTCATCGCCAACCCCATGGAAAAGTTCAGCCTACGGAGCAGTAGGAGCGATGAATG GGTCAGCAGCAGTAAAGCCGAGATGGTCCTCCCGACAGGGAAGACAGCCTACGACACCTACCCCGCCTGGCTCAAGTTCCACATCGGCATCAACCGCTACGAGCTGTACCCGCGCAGGGACCCCCTGATGCCCACCCTCCTGCAGGACCTGGCCACCATGAAGATTGTCAGCTCGG TGCAGAAGTCTGGCGGTACCCAGTTGAAGCTCATCATGACATTCTCAAACTACGGGCAGGCCCTCTTCAAACCCATGAA GCAGAGCAGGAACCAAGAGACCCCCGCTGACTTCTTCTACTTCTCAGACTTTGAGCGGCACAATGCGGAGATTGCAGCCTTTCACCTGGACAG GATCCTGGATTTCCGACGCATCCCACCGGTTTCTGGTCGCTTGGTGAATATAACAAAGGAGATCCGGGACATCACGACCGACAAGAAACTGGCCAGGACTTTCTTCATCTCCCCAG CGGGCAACGTCTGCTTCTACGGGGAGTGCTCCTACTACTGCTCCACCGAGCACGCTCTGTGCGGCAAGCCGGACCAGCTGGAGGGCTCcatggcagccctgctgcccgACAAAGCCCTGGCCAAGCGCCGCTCCTGGCGCAGCCCCTGGCGCCGCTCCTACCACAAGAGCAAGaaggctga GTGGGAGCTGGATCCCAACTACTGCAGCCAGGTGCGCCGGACGCCGCCCTATGACAGTGGTCATCGCCTCCTTGACCTCATTGACATGGCAGTGCTTGATTTCCTCATGG GCAACATGGACCGACACCACTATGAGACCTTTGAGAAATTTGGGAACGACACCTTTTTGCTTCACCTGGACAATGGCCGCGG CTTCGGCACGCACTCCCGCGACGAGATGTCCATCCTGGCCCctctccagcagtgctgcag CATCAAGAAGTCCACCTAcctgcggctgcggctgctggCCACCGAGCCCTACCGCCTGAGCGAGCTGCTGCGGGAAGCGCTGGCCGCTGACCACCTGGCACCCATCCTGGCCGAGCCCCATCTGCAGGCACTGGACCGGCGCCTGGGCAAGGTGCTGGCGGCTGTGGGACGCTGCCTGGccacggcagcacagccccaccagGTGCTGGTGGACGACATAGGGCCGTGGCTGTGA